The following are encoded in a window of Candidatus Fusobacterium pullicola genomic DNA:
- the treR gene encoding trehalose operon repressor, which translates to MESKYIKLYNSLLEQIEKKELQVGDKLPSEKELMEKYNMSRDTVRKALNMLVQDGHIEKSKGKVATVAGKNQFNFPISKIKSFKELHVGVENSTHVENLEIVKGEKEIIKKLGIGKEEEYFKLVRIRKIEGERIIIDKDYIPRKFVNNIPLKVAKDSLYDYFENELGLKISYCTKEITVHKITDEDRELLDMKDFNMVVVVKSFTYLEGGHLFQYTEARHRPDKFKFIDYAYREKRR; encoded by the coding sequence ATGGAAAGTAAGTATATTAAGTTATATAATAGCCTTTTAGAGCAGATAGAAAAGAAAGAATTACAAGTTGGAGACAAGTTACCTTCTGAAAAAGAGTTGATGGAAAAGTATAACATGTCTAGGGATACAGTAAGAAAGGCTCTTAACATGTTGGTACAGGATGGACATATAGAGAAATCTAAAGGAAAAGTAGCCACTGTGGCTGGTAAAAATCAATTTAACTTTCCAATTTCAAAAATTAAATCTTTTAAGGAGTTGCATGTAGGAGTAGAGAATTCTACACATGTAGAGAATTTAGAGATTGTTAAAGGTGAGAAGGAGATAATAAAAAAACTAGGTATAGGTAAGGAAGAGGAGTATTTCAAACTTGTACGTATAAGAAAAATAGAGGGAGAGAGAATAATTATTGATAAGGATTATATTCCTAGAAAATTTGTAAATAATATTCCTCTTAAAGTGGCAAAGGATTCATTATATGATTATTTTGAAAATGAATTAGGACTAAAAATTAGTTATTGTACTAAGGAGATAACTGTTCATAAGATAACAGATGAAGATAGAGAACTTTTAGATATGAAAGATTTTAACATGGTAGTTGTAGTCAAGAGTTTTACTTATCTTGAGGGAGGACATCTTTTTCAATATACAGAGGCAAGACATAGACCAGATAAGTTTAAATTTATAGATTATGCTTACAGGGAGAAGAGAAGATGA